In the genome of Cercospora beticola chromosome 2, complete sequence, one region contains:
- a CDS encoding uncharacterized protein (BUSCO:EOG09260SJV) — protein MEAEGRVAKRQKLSNGVAKASRPAGQSRLFAPYRTVGLVSPTAVPFTSVPLGKTTFQITTSVGRSLQTYDLRRGLNLVFITRPQTPEVITATAAWKDCIFAAWGGEDAESARGVWVMKRGKKEAELEWPADCDENVSTFCVLGSWLIGVCDTQLLVWKTTTFELYTSLRGISPVPFTSCISGLPTFLNKVIVGRQDGSAEIWNVSSGKLVYTILPPSTAYGAVTAIEPTPALSLVAIAYEKGPLLIHDVKSDRTAIQLNTPAGAPITSITFRTDGLGAGEDGRLAGVMATASTSSGDVTLWDLNDGGRKAGVLRAAHAQPTATTPGGTSKIEFLAGQAILVSSGLDNSLKTWIFDKTPFDPLPRILHELSGHGAPVSKLMFLPTASDGADDDGKWLLSASKDRSLWGWSLRRDRQSTELSQGAIQKKAKKQGLLSGDRDAFEDLKCPPITGIACGLNRDGGIGALPGKHPIWQNNAKSKQVSAEVSAMTGWESVLTAHENDPKARTWFWGRKRAGRWAFSTSDGGNVTSVALSPCGTFGVVGSDKGGIDMFNMQSGIHRQRFPARLTPMQAKQLRLDVERNNLILEDDGKKKFYRGQGKHAAAVVGLAVDSLNKTVVSAGADGKIKFWSFSNGLLTGQLDWSSSTGILDMRFHRASDLAAFTCTDGCIRVIDIKTQKLVRELWRSRTPVAELKGLKFSDFTFSTDGHWLTASAGQLVFLWDLPTGHLVDVFKLKDECTTLAFSPTGEYLATATKDNVGVDIWTNRSLFTHVSTRHITQKELLAVIHSTTTSAPTASGEGSTNLIAASAHKSDAEEDGEAIDLDTDPASELDTLSADLLSLSLVPRSRWQNLLHLDLIRQRNKPTEAPKKPEKAPFFLPSLQDLPQQKPGASSSTNPSADEIEKERSRVLKLASSGTQSQFTTLLHSSSSSQDFSPFLTHLQSLPPATADIEIRSLSHTDNEHVAFVQALTWKLRSKRDFELVQAWMAVWLRVHGDLVTQDEEVRGVVREYKEALEEERKRVEKLVGFVGGMVGWVRAARV, from the coding sequence ATGGAGGCCGAGGGGCGTGTCgcgaagaggcagaagctgTCGAATGGCGTGGCAAAGGCGTCGCGACCCGCGGGACAGTCAAGACTTTTTGCGCCTTACAGGACCGTCGGATTAGTCTCGCCGACCGCAGTACCCTTCACGAGTGTGCCGCTGGGCAAGACGACATTCCAGATCACCACTTCCGTAGGCCGAAGCCTGCAAACGTACGATTTACGACGAGGCCTCAATCTGGTCTTCATTACCCGACCGCAGACTCCCGAAGTCATCACTGCGACCGCAGCATGGAAAGACTGCATTTTCGCCGCATGGGGAGGCGAAGATGCCGAATCGGCGCGAGGCGTATGGGTGATGAAGCGAGGCAAGAAAGAGGCGGAGCTAGAATGGCCAGCAGACTGCGATGAGAATGTCAGCACTTTCTGTGTGCTGGGGAGCTGGCTGATCGGAGTTTGCGATACACAACTGCTGGTGTGGAAAACGACCACCTTTGAGCTCTACACGTCGCTGCGAGGCATCTCGCCCGTGCCCTTCACCAGCTGCATATCTGGCTTGCCTACCTTCTTGAACAAGGTCATTGTAGGCAGACAGGATGGCAGCGCTGAAATCTGGAATGTCTCAAGCGGCAAGCTGGTCTACACCATTCTCCCGCCTTCCACTGCATATGGCGCCGTGACGGCCATTGAACCAACTCCTGCGCTATCTCTGGTTGCAATTGCGTACGAGAAAGGGCCGCTGCTTATCCACGATGTAAAATCAGACCGCACTGCAATCCAGCTCAATACACCTGCAGGTGCTCCGATCACTTCGATAACATTCCGAACAGATGGGCTAGGTGCCGGGGAAGATGGAAGACTGGCCGGTGTCATGGCGACTgcttccacttcctctgGCGATGTGACTTTGTGGGACCTCAACGACGGTGgtcggaaagcaggcgtactCAGAGCTGCACATGCCCAACCTACAGCCACGACTCCGGGAGGAACCAGCAAGATCGAATTCTTGGCAGGTCAAGCGATTCTTGTTAGCAGTGGTCTCGACAACAGTCTCAAGACATGGATCTTTGACAAGACGCCTTTCGACCCTCTACCTAGAATATTGCATGAGCTCAGTGGTCATGGCGCTCCAGTCTCGAAGCTGATGTTCTTGCCTACAGCCTCAGACGGCGCAGACGATGACGGAAAATGGCTATTGTCTGCCAGCAAAGATCGCAGTCTATGGGGCTGGTCACTTCGCCGCGACAGACAGAGCACAGAGCTCAGTCAAGGCGCAATACAAaagaaagccaagaagcaaGGCTTGCTGTCTGGTGATCGAGACGCCTTTGAAGATCTCAAATGCCCTCCTATTACGGGAATTGCATGCGGCTTGAACAGAGATGGTGGCATTGGTGCTCTGCCCGGCAAGCATCCCATCTGGCAGAACAATGCCAAGTCCAAGCAGGTCAGTGCTGAAGTCAGTGCTATGACAGGATGGGAGAGCGTATTGACGGCCCATGAAAACGATCCCAAGGCACGAACTTGGTTCTGGGGAAGGAAGCGTGCAGGTCGCTGGGCATTTTCCACAAGCGATGGGGGCAATGTGACATCTGTCGCGCTGTCGCCATGCGGCACTTTTGGTGTCGTTGGCTCGGACAAAGGCGGGATCGACATGTTCAACATGCAGTCTGGTATACATCGTCAACGCTTCCCTGCTCGTTTAACACCCATGCAGGCGAAGCAGTTGAGACTGGACGTGGAACGCAACAATCTGATCTTGGAAGACGACGGAAAGAAGAAATTCTATCGAGGTCAAGGCAAACATGCAGCAGCTGTCGTAGGACTGGCTGTCGACAGTCTGAATAAGACAGTCGTGTCTGCTGGTGCAGATGGCAAGATTAAATTCTGGAGCTTCAGTAATGGCCTGCTGACGGGTCAGCTGGATTGGTCGAGCTCAACGGGCATTCTTGATATGCGGTTCCATCGTGCATCGGACCTGGCAGCATTCACCTGCACTGATGGCTGCATTCGTGTGATCGACATCAAGACACAGAAGCTGGTGCGAGAGTTGTGGCGCTCACGAACGCCAGTAGCTGAGCTGAAGGGTCTGAAGTTCTCCGACTTCACATTCTCCACAGACGGACACTGGCTTACTGCTTCTGCTGGGCAGCTAGTCTTTCTTTGGGATCTGCCGACAGGTCATCTCGTGGATGTGTTCAAGCTCAAAGACGAATGTACGACTCTGGCATTCTCGCCTACGGGTGAGTACTTGGCGACGGCCACCAAGGATAACGTCGGAGTTGACATCTGGACCAATCGCAGTCTCTTCACCCATGTCTCCACACGTCACATAACGCAGAAGGAACTCCTCGCAGTCATTCATTCGACTACGACCTCAGCTCCGACAGCTTCTGGCGAAGGTAGCACAAACCTCATCGCAGCAAGCGCACACAAGTCAgacgcagaagaagacggaGAAGCCATCGATCTGGACACCGACCCAGCATCGGAACTCGACACACTCTCCGCAGATCTTCTCTCCCTCTCTCTCGTTCCTCGTTCCCGATGGCaaaacctcctccacctaGACCTCATCCGCCAAAGAAACAAACCCACCGAAGCCCCCAAGAAACCCGAAAAGGCACCTTTCTTCCTCCCTTCTCTTCAAGACCTCCCTCAACAAAAACCCGgcgcttcctcctccaccaaccCCTCCGCAGACGAAATCGAAAAAGAACGCTCCCGCGTCCTCAAACTCGCCTCATCCGGCACGCAATCCCAATTCACAACCCTCCTccactcctcctcttcctctcaagACTTCTCCCCTTTCCTCACACACCTCCAATCTCTCCCACCCGCCACAGCCGACATCGAAATCCGATCTTTATCGCATACTGACAACGAACATGTCGCTTTTGTGCAAGCCTTGACGTGGAAGTTGAGGAGTAAACGCGATTTTGAATTGGTGCAGGCTTGGATGGCGGTTTGGTTGAGGGTTCATGGGGATTTGGTGACGCAGGATGAGGAGGTTAGGGGTGTTGTGAGGGAGTATAAGGAGGCgctggaagaagagaggaagagggtGGAGAAGTTGGTGGGGTTTGTTGGGGGGATGGTGGGGTGGGTTAGGGCTGCGAGGGTGTAA
- a CDS encoding uncharacterized protein (BUSCO:EOG09260FMW) gives MAPSSFAGDQQQQQQSQPPSSSLSRTTSRESTKSHSSGHILSASHASNANRKGRHADLDIAADHSNRASISMPPPATPKPNTLRYQAASRRSSRQDAPTLATPTTYVHPADAMSSQQDGAAPAPEDVHATLDALRKATQSDSGIPSAIRRTEPDLESNRMSFSSFYGPGRSAVTSGPSSLGGGSDQDARQDAATTATQNLSVTTQSQNGALSPSLNGSLREPPQNTSSAPSGNSSGSPVNPPSSPAHVQASRQGRTIAPNRGRTPAASRRVSGSINGSAPPSVSHSTERPNEAPKIGTIGICALDSKARSKPSRNILNRLVGKDTDFEVIIFGDKVILDENVENWPVCDFLISFFSDGFPLEKAIAYAKLRRPFCVNDLPMQTVLWDRRMCLRILDKLGVPTPERIEVNRDGGPVALTADIAARMKHLTGVELIGSDDGRGGGQPPPDDVHMEDDDDTLVVDGHRLKKPFVEKPTSGEDHNINIYYPKSQGGGGRRLFRKVNNKSSEKDDSLTIPRAVTEPESSYIYEQFLKVENAEDVKAYTVGTEFCHAETRKSPVVDGVVKRNPNGKEIRYVTKLNKEEQIMAAKIASGFGQRVCGFDLLRVDDKSYVIDVNGWSFVKDNNDYYDKCAKILKDMFIREKIKWQGRATPSDIDEGEQKDGLIPTSMPDYMSRKPNTTSSKDLPNSTGHRGVLSHVLRSRSISQLRESVHHAAQHVGHPHAAKSPSGKSSPITSPPTLERKGSFSKRSATVPNANPEMLPPPAVGSLDLPKDIPPERPTSAGLDSIIHSEAPSHAPAPAIKSQWKLKGMVAVIRHADRTPKQKFKFTFHTKPFVDLLKGHQEEVLLVGEAALHSVQQAVRQAMAEGVEDMNKLRTLANALAKKGAWPGTKVQIKPMFKKPKEGKEDKTKKEKDPLRQSIPMVEDPAQIDQTVTRTKSKEMPNWDDPAGPAGLRAQHRSDSVGEITMSRAAAADQNLVLDKLQLVMKWGGEPTHSARYQATDLGENMRADLTLMNRRVLEDVSIFTSSERRVTTSASIFARAFLGQEDVDEDQIHVRKDLLDDSNAAKDEMDRVKKKLKGLLRKGEKAPEQFAWPKDGTPEPYVVVRQVVDLMKFHRRVMRSNFAKLQNSEAVSSLEKIQKSPAHANQCRELTSPITETATSKVPWENATDAKASTIQTRWCTGEDAELFKERWEKLFNEFTDAEKVDPSKVSELYDTMKFDALHNRQFLEWVFTPSKAILAEAIEIGSPTLKRTESDQARDEFEHTHEGQAPSASNGPSGTSSDLPAMDNLQLPPPKRSDTASTNASNMESSVQSLSRQGKDGEVKDEPKPSLSQRLGFRRRSADLQTVAKSLAAPPVQTQAAHADDPSASYFNLFTGGMPGNQSKVKHDVRLEKLNEMYKLSKILFDFIGPQEYGITDSEKLEIGLLTSLPLLKEIVKDLEEVQASDDCKSFIYFTKESHIYTLLNCILEGGVQTKIARNAIPELDYLSQICFELYESENPDACAHNAANPDEPQQNPFNYSIRITISPGCHTFDPLDVQLDSKHCIGCAPRRSLTNHGEWRTVLETLREKFDTVKLPKSFTAVNLSERHPQEFSKSAVNGDGLLTSPTDVATNGTVPDDAGQELGGAEEQFVTPAEEFGEAEAQQQQTASDALNPMTPAH, from the exons ATGGCTCCCTCGTCGTTTGCTggagaccagcagcagcagcagcaatctcaGCCTCCGTCTTCCTCTCTCTCCCGCACGACATCTCGCGAGAGCACCAAGTCGCATTCTTCGGGCCATATCTTATCTGCATCGCACGCCTCTAACGCCAATCGCAAAGGTCGACATGCAGATCTAGATATCGCCGCCGATCACTCGAACCGCGCCAGTATTTCTATGCCACCGCCCGCTACCCCAAAGCCTAATACTCTTCGGTACCAAGCTGCCAGTCGACGCTCGTCCCGCCAGGACGCACCAACCTTGGCCACGCCCACGACATATGTGCACCCCGCCGACGCCATGTCTTCTCAGCAGGACGGAGCTGCTCCCGCCCCCGAGGACGTCCACGCGACGCTCGACGCCCTTCGCAAGGCAACCCAGTCCGACTCCGGCATTCCCAGTGCCATTCGCCGAACCGAGCCCGATTTAGAGAGCAATAGAATgtctttctcctccttctacgGGCCAGGGAGAAGTGCTGTCACGAGCGGTCCGAGCTCGTTGGGAGGAGGATCGGATCAAGATG CAAGGCAAGACGCCGCTACAACGGCCACACAGAATCTCTCGGTTACTACCCAGAGTCAGAACGGAGCACTGTCGCCCAGTCTTAATGGCTCATTGCGTGAGCCACCACAGAACACCAGCTCCGCTCCCTCGGGCAACTCCTCTGGCTCGCCCGTCAaccctccttcctctcccGCTCATGTCCAGGCGTCGCGCCAAGGTAGAACCATCGCACCGAATCGAGGGCGCacgcctgctgcttctcgtaGAGTGTCGGGCAGCATCAATGGCAGCGCACCGCCGAGCGTTTCACATTCAACAGAACGACCCAACGAGGCTCCGAAGATTGGCACGATTGGTATTTGCGCACTGGATTCGAAAGCAAGAAGCAAGCCTTCTAGAAACATTCTCAACCGATTGGTCGGCAAAGACACTGACTTTGAggtcatcatcttcggagACAAAGTCATATTAGACGAAAACGTTGAGAATTGGCCTGTGTGCGACTTTTTGATATCCTTCTTCAGTGACGGGTTCCCGTTGGAAAAGGCGATCGCTTATGCCAAGCTACGACGACCGTTCTGCGTGAACGACCTTCCAATGCAGACGGTACTCTGGGACCGCCGAATGTGTTTGCGAATATTGGACAAATTGGGTGTGCCAACGCCGGAGCGCATAGAAGTAAACCGGGACGGAGGTCCTGTTGCATTGACCGCTGACATTGCGGCACGAATGAAGCACCTCACGGGAGTTGAGCTCATAGGGTCAGACGATGGCAGAGGTGGTGGACAACCACCGCCGGACGACGTTCACatggaggatgatgatgacaccTTGGTTGTAGATGGGCACAGGCTGAAGAAGCCATTTGTCGAGAAGCCAACCAGCGGAGAAGAtcacaacatcaacatctACTACCCCAAATCGCAGGGTGGTGGAGGTCGGCGATTGTTCAGAAAAGTCAACAACAAGTCGAGTGAGAAGGACGACTCGCTCACTATCCCACGCGCCGTCACCGAACCAGAGTCGTCTTACATCTACGAACAATTCCTTAAAGTGGAAAATGCCGAAGATGTCAAGGCATATACAGTCGGTACCGAATTCTGCCACGCGGAAACTCGCAAGTCTCCCGTGGTTGACGGCGTGGTCAAGCGGAATCCGAACGGAAAGGAGATCCGCTATGTGACCAAGCTCAACAAGGAGGAACAAATTATGGCTGCAAAGATCGCTTCAGGATTTGGGCAAAGAGTGTGTGGGTTTGATCTGCTACGCGTTGATGACAAAAGCTACGTTATCGACGTCAATGGCTGGAGCTTTGTCAAGGACAACAACGATTACTACGACAAGTGCGCCAAGATCCTGAAGGACATGTTCATTCGCGAGAAAATCAAATGGCAAGGAAGAGCAACTCCAAGCGACATCGACGAAGGCGAGCAAAAAGACGGCCTCATTCCTACATCAATGCCAGATTACATGTCGCGAAAGCCTAACACAACGAGCAGCAAAGACTTACCTAATAGTACCGGCCATCGTGGAGTGCTCAGTCATGTTTTGAGAAGCCGTAGTATCTCTCAGCTTCGAGAGAGTGTGCATCATGCCGCGCAGCACGTTGGTCACCCTCATGCGGCTAAGAGCCCAAGTGGAAAGTCCAGTCCGATCACCTCTCCGCCGACTTTGGAGCGCAAGGGCTCTTTCAGCAAGCGCAGTGCAACTGTGCCTAATGCGAACCCAGAGATGCTACCTCCACCGGCAGTAGGCTCCCTGGACCTGCCCAAGGACATCCCACCTGAGCGGCCCACGTCTGCTGGCTTAGATTCCATTATACACTCTGAGGCACCTTCACATGCACCGGCACCTGCCATCAAGAGCCAGTGGAAGCTCAAGGGCATGGTTGCCGTCATACGGCATGCAGATCGTACGCCAAAGCAGAAGTTCAAGTTTACATTCCACACGAAACCGTTCGTTGATCTCCTCAAGGGACATCAGGAAGAAGTTCTGCTCGTTGGCGAGGCAGCTCTCCACAGTGTTCAGCAAGCTGTTCGCCAAGCAATGGCCGAAGGCGTAGAGGATATGAACAAGCTTCGCACTCTCGCCAACGCTTTAGCCAAGAAGGGCGCGTGGCCAGGCACTAAGGTTCAGATCAAGCCGATGTTCAAGAAGCCCAAGGAAGGCAAAGAAGACAAGaccaagaaagagaaagatcCATTGCGGCAAAGCATACCGATGGTCGAGGACCCTGCTCAGATAGACCAGACTGTCACCCGAACCAAGTCAAAAGAGATGCCTAACTGGGACGATCCGGCCGGGCCTGCTGGGCTTCGCGCGCAGCATCGAAGCGACTCGGTGGGTGAGATTACAATGTCCCGAGCGGCAGCCGCTGATCAAAATCTTGTGTTGGACAAATTGCAGTTGGTTATGAAGTGGGGTGGCGAGCCGACACATTCGGCACGGTATCAGGCGACTGATCTGGGAGAAAACATGCGTGCCGACCTGACTCTCATGAATCGCCGAGTTCTCGAGGACGTTTCAATCTTCACATCATCCGAGAGACGCGTCACTACCAGTGCATCGATATTCGCCAGAGCTTTCTTGGGCCAGGaggatgttgatgaggaCCAGATTCATGTTCGCAAAGATTTGTTGGACGATTCCAATGCAGCCAAAGATGAAATGGACAgggtcaagaagaagctcaaaggTCTGTTGCGAAAGGGCGAAAAGGCACCTGAGCAGTTCGCGTGGCCCAAGGATGGGACACCCGAGCCTTACGTTGTCGTGCGTCAAGTGGTCGATCTCATGAAGTTCCATCGCAGAGTGATGAGGAGCAACTTTGCCAAGCTGCAGAACTCCGAAGCTGTCTCTAGTCTGGAGAAGATTCAAAAGAGCCCGGCACACGCCAACCAATGCAGAGAGCTCACAAGCCCGATCACCGAGACAGCTACCTCGAAAGTGCCATGGGAGAATGCGACAGATGCGAAGGCATCCACGATCCAGACTAGATGGTGTAcaggcgaagatgcagaacTCTTCAAAGAGCGATGGGAGAAGCTGTTCAACGAATTTACGGATGCTGAAAAGGTTGATCCTAGCAAGGTCAGCGAACTTTACGACACCATGAAATTCGATGCGTTGCACAATCGTCAGTTCCTGGAATGGGTGTTCACCCCGAGCAAGGCCATACTCGCTGAGGCGATCGAAATTGGATCGCCCACTTTGAAGAGGACCGAGAGCGATCAGGCCCGAGATGAGTTCGAGCATACACATGAGGGGCAAGCTCCATCTGCGTCAAACGGGCCCAGCGGAACCAGTAGCGACCTACCCGCCATGGACAATTTGCAATTGCCACCACCAAAGAGGAGCGACACCGCAAGTACAAATGCCTCCAACATGGAGAGCAGCGTGCAAAGTCTATCACGGCAGGGCAAGGATGGTGAGGTGAAAGATGAGCCCAAGCCAAGCCTTTCCCAACGACTCGGCTTCAGACGTCGGAGTGCTGACCTGCAGACCGTGGCCAAGAGTCTCGCAGCACCTCCAGTCCAGACGCAAGCCGCACACGCAGACGATCCTTCCGCGTCATACTTCAACCTTTTTACGGGAGGGATGCCGGGAAACCAGTCAAAGGTCAAGCATGATGTCCGCCTGGAGAAACTCAATGAGATGTACAAGCTTTCGAAGAttctcttcgacttcatTGGTCCTCAGGAGTATGGTATCACAGACAGTGAGAAGTTGGAGATCGGTCTTCTCACATCGTTGCCACTTCTCAAAGAGATCGTTAAGGATCTGGAAGAGGTGCAGGCTTCCGACGACTGCAAATCCTTCATCTACTTCACTAAAGAGTCGCACATCTACACCTTGCTGAATTGCATCCTCGAAGGCGGTGTGCAGACCAAAATCGCGCGGAATGCCATCCCGGAGCTTGACTATCTGAGCCAAATCTGCTTCGAGTTGTACGAATCGGAGAATCCTGATGCTTGTGCACACAATGCTGCCAATCCTGATGAGCCTCAACAGAATCCCTTCAATTACAGCATTCGCATCACCATATCTCCAGGTTGCCATACTTTCGATCCTCTGGATGTGCAGCTGGATAGCAAGCATTGCATTGGATGCGCGCCTCGTCGCTCCCTTACTAACCATGGCGAATGGCGCACCGTACTGGAGACCCTCAGAGAGAAGTTCGATACCGTCAAGTTGCCGAAGAGTTTTACAGCTGTCAACCTATCAGAGCGGCACCCACAAGAGTTCTCTAAGAGTGCTGTAAATGGTGATGGCTTACTGACTTCGCCGACCGATGTGGCCACGAATGGTACTGTACCCGATGATGCTGGTCAGGAGCTTGGTGGCGCCGAAGAGCAATTTGTGACGCCCGCGGAAGAGTTTGGCGAGGCGGAagcgcaacaacagcagactGCATCGGATGCGCTGAATCCCATGACTCCGGCTCATTAG
- a CDS encoding uncharacterized protein (MEROPS:MER0080922), translated as MPHSTSPLILQSSGWGGNDGNWSTYQLNVGTPPQGFSVLPSTTSSEIWVPVPEGCNASIAGCASSRGVQSFNGVQSSGFQFNESSSWKQIGIYGLSGYDDLFPDSGDAALYGLDNISLNSPANTSTFGSQIVGGISSYNFWLGMFGLGIQPGTFSNLPNNATTLLESAKEIGLSPAASYGFYAGAAYRNAPGSVVLGGYDQAAFEPSNITFPTIFAGARSLTVRLKSLVVTNTPQGAVSPMIDTSGLNVSIDSTVAQIWLPGTICDVLSDALGLHYDNGTELYFVNATMHETLLNYAPEFTFMIAAPSMINKTTAIVLPYAAFDQQIGQPWSTTNTTYFPIRRAANDTQLVLGRTFLQEAYLIVDWERQNFTLGQSLHRPGVSSDIVAIHPVSSRKDKSSEVTAGATSGIVIGVVLLALLVFGGGYFLRRHSRRRRQQDEASRTHIAELDGKAESPVGVELMSNNVHEMSSPPAMAEKEASFGGKLELEGCDGAHLVENGEIYELPGHDVGHEMDSAIAKISAERGAADVDEKASTR; from the exons ATGCCGCATTCTACTTCACCTCTAATCCTGCAATCTTCCGGATGGGGAGGCAACGATGGCAACTGGTCCACCTATCAGCTGAACGTCGGCACACCACCACAGGGCTTTAGCGTTCTTCCCTCAACGACCAGCAGTGAAATTTGGGTACCAGTCCCGGAAGGCTGTAACGCCTCGATTGCGGGATGTGCGAGCTCCAGAGGAGTGCAAAGCTTCAATGGCGTACAGAGTAGTGGTTTCCAATTCAACGAATCGAGTAGCTGGAAACAGATTGGGATCTATGGACTCAGTGGATACGATGATCTGTTTCCTGATTCTGGCGACGCCGCTTTGTACGGCTTGGATAATATCTCGCTAAACTCACCTGCCAACACTTCGACATTTGGTAGTCAAATTGTTGGCGGCATATCTAGCTACAACTTCTGGCTCGGGATGTTTGGTCTTGGAATACAGCCTGGAACCTTCTCCAATTTACCGAATAATGCAACCACACTGTTAGAGTCAGCTAAGGAGATTGGCCTCTCTCCTGCGGCCTCGTATGGATTCTACGCTGGTGCAGCCTACCGCAA TGCGCCGGGCAGCGTCGTTCTAGGAGGCTATGATCAGGCAGCTTTCGAGCCTAGCAATATTACCTTTCCAACGATATTTGCAGGAGCAAGGTCACTCACAGTACGACTCAAGAGCTTAGTAGTCACGAACACTCCTCAAGGAGCTGTGTCACCAATGATTGACACCTCTGGGCTAAATGTCTCGATAGACTCTACGGTCGCACAGATCTGGCTTCCTGGCACAATATGTGACGTCCTGTCTGACGCGCTTGGCTTGCATTATGACAATGGCACTGAATTGTACTTTGTAAACGCTACCATGCATGAGACTCTGCTCAACTATGCACCAGAGTTTACCTTCATGATAGCAGCACCGTCGATGATCAACAAAACCACGGCTATCGTGCTCCCATACGCAGCTTTTGATCAGCAAATAGGCCAGCCGTGGTCTACCACGAACACAACATATTTTCCAATCAGGAGAGCAGCGAATGACACTCAACTTGTGCTTGGTCGTACGTTTCTCCAAGAAGCCTATCTTATTGTCGATTGGGAGCGACAGAACTTCACGCTTGGACAATCCTTACACAGACCCGGGGTTTCCAGCGATATCGTGGCGATTCATCCAGTCTCGTCTCGAAAGGACAAATCAAGCGAAGTCACTGCAGGTGCGACCTCCGGTATCGTAATCggtgtggtgctgctggccttGTTGGTATTCGGCGGAGGCTACTTTCTTCGACGACACAGCAGGCGTAGAAGGCAGCAAGATGAGGCGAGCCGTACTCACATTGCAGAATTGGATGGCAAGGCCGAATCACCTGTTGGCGTGGAGTTGATGTCCAACAATGTACACGAGATGTCATCCCCACCTGCAAtggctgagaaggaggccAGTTTTGGAGGAAAACTCGAGCTCGAAGGCTGTGACGGCGCCCACTTAGTAGAGAATGGCGAAATATACGAGTTGCCCGGACATGATGTTGGCCATGAGATGGACAGCGCGATTGCGAAAATCTCCGCGGAACG CGGCGCAGCGGATGTTGATGAGAAGGCCTCAACAAGATAA